A genomic stretch from Lathyrus oleraceus cultivar Zhongwan6 chromosome 2, CAAS_Psat_ZW6_1.0, whole genome shotgun sequence includes:
- the LOC127119352 gene encoding ATP synthase subunit alpha, mitochondrial: protein MEFSVRAAELTTLLESRITNFYTNFQVDEIGRVVSVGDEIARVYGLNEIQAGELVEFASGVKGITLNLENENVGIVVFGSDTSIKEGDLVKRTGSFVDVPAGKAMLGRVVDALGVPIDGRGALSDHERRRVEVKAPGIIERKSVHKPMQTGLKAVDSLVPIGRGQRELIIGDRQTRKTSIAIDTILNKKQMNSRATSESDTLYCVYVAIGQKRSTVAQLVQILSEANALEYSILVAATASDPTPLQFLAPYSGCAMGEYFRDNGMHALIIYDDLSKQAVAYRQMSLLLRRPPGREAFPGDVFYLHSRLLERAAKWSDQTGAGSLIALPVIETQAGDVSAYIPTNVISITDGQICLETKLFYRGIRPAINVGLSVSRVGSAAQLKAMKQVCGSLKLELAQYREVAAFAQFGSDLDAATQALLNRGARLTEVLKQPQYAPLPIEKQILVIYAAVNGFYDRMPLDKIAQYERDILSTIKQELLQSLKGGLTGERKIEPDAFLKEKDLSLI, encoded by the coding sequence atggAATTCTCTGTAAGAGCTGCGGAACTAACAACTCTATTAGAAAGTCGAATTACCAACTTTTACACAAATTTTCAAGTGGATGAGATCGGTCGAGTGGTCTCAGTTGGAGATGAGATTGCACGTGTTTATGGATTGAACGAGATTCAAGCTGGGGAATTGGTTGAATTTGCCAGCGGTGTGAAAGGAATAACGTTGAATCTTGAGAATGAGAATGTCGGAATTGTTGTCTTTGGTAGTGATACCTCTATCAAAGAAGGAGATCTTGTCAAACGTACTGGATCATTTGTGGATGTTCCTGCGGGAAAGGCTATGCTAGGGCGTGTGGTCGACGCGTTGGGAGTACCTATTGATGGAAGAGGGGCTCTAAGCGATCACGAGCGAAGACGTGTCGAAGTGAAAGCCCCTGGGATTATAGAACGTAAATCAGTGCACAAGCCTATGCAAACTGGGTTAAAAGCGGTAGATAGCCTGGTTCCTATAGGCCGTGGTCAACGAGAACTTATAATCGGGGACCGACAAACTAGAAAAACATCTATAGCTATCGATACCATATTAAACAAAAAACAAATGAACTCAAGGGCCACCTCTGAGAGTGACACATTGTATTGTGTCTATGTAGCGATTGGACAGAAACGCTCAACTGTGGCACAATTAGTTCAAATTCTTTCAGAAGCGAATGCTTTAGAATATTCCATTCTTGTAGCAGCCACCGCTTCGGATCCAACACCTCTGCAATTTCTGGCCCCATATTCTGGGTGTGCCATGGGGGAATATTTCCGCGATAATGGAATGCACGCATTAATAATCTATGATGATCTTAGTAAACAGGCCGTGGCATATCGACAAATGTCATTATTGTTACGCCGACCACCAGGCCGTGAGGCTTTCCCAGGCGATGTTTTCTATTTACATTCCCGTCTCTTAGAAAGAGCCGCAAAATGGTCGGACCAGACAGGCGCAGGTAGCTTGATCGCCTTACCCGTCATTGAAACACAAGCTGGAGACGTATCAGCCTATATTCCCACCAATGTTATCTCCATTACGGATGGACAAATCTGTTTGGAAACAAAGCTCTTTTATCGCGGAATTAGACCTGCTATTAACGTCGGCTTATCTGTCAGTCGCGTCGGGTCTGCCGCTCAGTTGAAAGCTATGAAACAAGTCTGCGGTAGTTTAAAATTGGAATTGGCACAATATCGCGAAGTGGCCGCCTTTGCTCAATTTGGCTCAGACCTTGATGCTGCGACTCAGGCATTACTCAATAGAGGTGCAAGGCTTACAGAAGTACTGAAACAACCACAATATGCACCACTTCCAATTGAAAAACAAATTCTAGTAATTTATGCAGCTGTCAATGGATTCTATGATCGAATGCCATTAGACAAAATAGCTCAATATGAAAGAGACATTCTAAGCACTATAAAACAAGAATTACTACAATCACTAAAAGGTGGACTAACTGGCGAAAGAAAGATAGAACCGGATGCATTCTTAAAAGAAAAAGATTTATCCTTAATTTAA
- the LOC127119353 gene encoding NADH-ubiquinone oxidoreductase chain 2-like, with amino-acid sequence MWAPNIYEGSPTPVTAFLSIAPKISIFANISRVSIYGSYGATLQQIFCFCIIASMILGALAAMAQTKVKRPLAHSSIGHVGYIRTGFSCGTIEGIQSLLIGIFIYALMTIDAFAIVLALRQTRVKYIADLGALAKTNPISAITFSITMFSYVGIPPLAGFCSKFYLFFAALGCGAYFLAPVGVVTSVIGCWAAGRLPRVSQFGGPKAVLRAPDT; translated from the coding sequence ATGTGGGCACCTAATATCTATGAGGGTTCACCCACCCCGGTTACAGCATTCCTTTCTATTGCGCCTAAAATTTCTATTTTTGCTAATATTTCACGTGTTTCTATTTATGGTTCCTATGGAGCTACATTGCAACAAATCTTCTGTTTCTGCATCATTGCTTCTATGATTTTAGGAGCACTGGCCGCCATGGCCCAAACGAAAGTAAAAAGACCTCTAGCTCATAGTTCAATTGGACATGTAGGTTATATTCGTACTGGGTTCTCATGTGGAACCATAGAAGGAATTCAATCACTACTAATTGGTATCTTTATTTATGCATTAATGACGATAGATGCATTCGCCATAGTTTTAGCATTACGGCAAACCCGTGTCAAATATATAGCAGATTTGGGCGCTCTAGCCAAAACGAATCCTATTTCGGCTATAACCTTCTCCATTACTATGTTCTCATACGTAGGAATACCCCCGTTAGCCGGCTTTTGTAGCAAATTTTATTTGTTCTTCGCCGCTTTGGGTTGTGGGGCTTACTTCCTAGCCCCAGTGGGAGTAGTGACTAGCGTTATAGGTTGTTGGGCGGCCGGAAGGTTGCCACGAGTCAGTCAGTTTGGGGGACCGAAGGCAGTTCTCCGTGCACCGGACACGTAG